CTTGCAATGGGTGAACGCGCTGAATTGGCTACTGATGAGTATATTTCTCTAACACCTGTTATGGAAGGTTTTGTTATATTAAAGAAAAATCCTAATTTTGTCAAGTAACTATATTATAATGTAAAGCAAATGTTTTTGTGAGACTACATTTTACATTAATAGTACTACACGCATACTTTCGctaataaatttttcttaaaattacccatccagcattttttgaaaattttgatcaaaaaacatttaaatatcataccccaagatgattaaaaacgttcaaatttaaaagcattttctgttcgaaaattaacgtatcgtcggaagaaaaatgtaccataaatgtgattatttttgaataatcatttatgatttttatttcgaaacgctttttattcatatttgatatcattgtaaaattgagctttaatagttttagagtaatatttgactgcttttgacagtcattttctgatcatattcgtgaatatatttcaatcgttttggttgaaatttttgaatcatttttgaatgccattataatgcatttattcttcatatctcattcaaaataggatagtacataataatcttaattcatcaggggaagaaagaatgcgaaagtgagctattcgaaccacagctaactcgcaaacaaacttgaccgatatacacctgcgactacaacatccaacatcagcattatcgtctgcatcttaaaatacggatacgatacgcgatattgaagccgtatccaggtatgtcaagatagtttcacttacctggggttcaaatagctcacaacctatgtattgtccaatccttatgtattttctgggaagctgaaggggagaaatggttggggaattcttcgttcacgagcaacattacattatttttgtcttgaaaaatatcttttgcataaataataaaatttttatatattttttcttagcttcatgattgaaaaaatatgtgtatgttaaaaaaaataagatttttaatgaaaagtaaaatttcaacaagtataaaattcattattcagccatcaaatatattcataaaatattcagaaagctgaatgaaaacagattataaatttttgatcacctaaagtaaacacatttgattcaaatatgatttcaaaatgtgattgaaaaactatattcagtttttgatcatcaaaggtaagtatatttgattatttttttgttggtttttatgaaatattaaaatttagtcattaaaggacttcaaaaatgattccaaaaagtgatcgaaaaatgcttttcagtttttcatcATCCAAAGTATTCATATtggtttatttcttttgttcaattgtatgataactcattatttagtcagaaagattAATCAAactgtattgatatgtagggaaattcaaaattgaattagctaaatgctgagtgggtacgaacccagccagcattttttgaaaattttgatcaaaaaatatttaaatatcataccccaagatgtttaaaaacgttcaaatttaaaagcattttctgttcgaaaattaacgtatcgtcgggagaaaaatgtaccataaatgtgattattcttgaataatcatttatgattcctatttcgaaacgctttttactcatatttgatatcattgttaAATTGAGCTTtgatagttttagagtaatatttgactgctttcacagtaattttctgatcatattcatgaatatatttcaatcgttttgcttgagatttttgaatgccattataatgcatttattcttcatatctcattcaaaataggatactacataataatcttatttcattagGGGAAGAAatcatgcgaaagtgagctattcgaaccacagctaactcgcaaacaaacttgaccgatatacacctgcgactacaacatccaacattagCATTATcctctgcatcttaaaatacgaatacgatacgggatgttgaagccgtatccaggtatgtcatgatagttcacttacctggggttgaAATAGCTCACAAcatatgtattgtccaatcattatgtattttctgggaagctgaaggggagaaatagttggggaaatcttcgttcacgagcagcattacattatttttgtcttgaagaatatcttttgcataaataataaattttgtacatatattttcttagcttcatgattgaaaaaatatgcgtatgtgaaaaaaaataagatttttaatgaaaagtaaaaattCAACAAGTACAAagttcattattcagtcaacaaatatattcataaaaaattcagaaagctgaatgaaaaatgattataaatttttgatcacctaaagttaacacatttgattcaaatatgtttgaaatgtgattgaaaaactatactcagtttttgatcatcaaaggtaagcatatttgattattctttttgtaggtttttatgatatattaaaatttagtcattaaaggacttcagaaatgattccaaaaagtgatcgaaaaatgctttttagtttttcatcttcaaaagtattcatatttgattatttcttttgttcaattgtgtgataactcattatttagtcagaaatagtaatcaaattgtattgatatgtagagaaattcaaaattgaatcacctaaatgctgagtgggaaatattttatatttataaaatagGGGAAAAATCTTTAAGTTCACATGAGAAAACAGCTCTAAAGCtttatttctattgataatcgactcgtaattaataatttaaataataagCCAAATAACCAACCATGAAATAcgactgttctagaaggcatgttagTGCAACGTcaagaccttaggagaaatgggcgaacaaGGTAACCGTGAGTATAAATGTAGCGCAAGCGAgaatcaggaatcagtttgattttaacatgcttcagtgaagtacgcgattattgtaattgtgaagtactacgccCAAAGCAGTCTgaataaagaacgttttgttatattgaatatttgagttatttattcgacagtttagatATTAGAACGTTACCAGAAGCTGcgaaataatcaggaatttcacaaaattcgttacaatatttgactctTGATTGACTTTGTATATTATGTTATACTGCCACTCTGCATTTTCCCTTAGTGTTACCAGTTAgcccagcgaagaagcgactgtcaCAACTTGGTGGACGACAAAAACCGTGTAATTGGTTAAGCGTCAATTGAGTCAGACACTTCTGGCATttacttttctgaaaataatatcACTGTGTTGATTCTTTTCAGCTCTCTCTTGAGTTTGTGTGTTCCTTTTACAAAATAGTTTCCACTGAGTAAAGTTAGAGGTCTCATAGCTAAAAGTAGATCAACTTCGCATAGCGCGGGGTGACCTAGTAAGAATTTAGGATTGAGTgtaaaatttatttcagaaaagaaaacgtcaTTTGTATGACGGTAATTGGTGTGCTAAGTTTAACACTAAAGAAAATGCAACTGCAATTAATTTACAATAAACACCAACATCTTACATCAGAGACctcgttttaaaatatttttcatcaaTATATTGGCAAAATGCAACCAATTGTTTAAACTTCTGTACTGTATGTGCTAAAGCCATATTTGGTAAATTTGTTGTTAATATCGCAAAAAGGTGTCCAAAAGCGATAGCATCCAATTCGCATGGCTGATCGGAATAAAAGAATGGTGTTTGTGGTGATTCTTCCAGTTTAAATGTTAATGTTTCACAGCATttctccactttttcgataacttcATCAATTGTCATATCATTCCATTGATACACTTTCAGCATACGTAATGCATTGCGTCGTTTAGCATAGTTTTGCATTACATTTAATGGCCATGGAAATACGCAACCATTGCGTGGCGCTGTTACCTCCTCGTATACGCTTTTATTTACAAAACTGATATACAACTCAGCCATTGTGAATATGTTTTCAGCTAATGATACATATGTACGCATATCAGCTTTGATATCATCATCTAGCCATTGTCCAATAGCTGAACTtttatgttcaacaaattttactaTGGGTTCAAATTCAGCCACAATAAAAGCGTTAGCACGTAGAAATGGTAATTTTGTCATACGTCCACCTGGTGACATAAACTCAGCATTTGCATACGAACGCACCTCAAATGGTAGTTCGCACATTTTTAAATATGCCTTAACTGCTAAGCAACTCGCTTGTTCTGGCAAAAGTATTTGCTCTGCTTCATATGGCTGGTAGAGTATTGCATCCTCGGGCCATGGTTCGTCGCTCATGGTTTCGTCTGCTCTCATTTGGCTAAGGTACTGTGAAATCAGCATTTCTATTgtactgttttttgtttttaatacttaatATTTTGAATTACTAATTGCCTGCAATTTCGCTTACACAACTGACAAaaccatagtaaattttaccaagtagcgtaactaacagctgatcggtgaaaattcgcacattcacacgcacagttctcgactcaatttcaaaaacaaactttagattatttaactcaatttttaaagtgagataatccttacgaatttatgtatatagaatatataaggcgtttttgttgttattaaaacaatggtttaattatattgaagtttttaacattgaaaaaactccgaacaccattccttcattatatgacattcgactgcctagtccactctattcgcaacataacctctacttaagctgccaaactatatagtaaacaatggacaAAACCCTAGATCAGCAATTTTATGCTACAACTCTCGTGCTGTCAAATCACAAAACAGCTGATTAGTGATGTAATATAGCTAGAGCTGTTGTTATAGTCTCGTGATTCTTTTATAGCTGAAATACAAGTGTGACTAGATATAGCGCGCTAGTCAGGGTCcatattacgttttacgatcagtgactgaaaatcaTTTTCATCAGTCTATATTTTTGTAATTGTCTacctatttttaaaaattatacgaGAATGAATCTAACGAGTACTACTTGTCGCTACTCCATATATGTTATTAATCCGATTCACCATTACAGATTTATTTTGATTTAAGAAATAAGTTTCGTTCACGGATCGTCAAACGTAAACTGTCACAGATCACAAAAAAACGCTTTATGCATGCATGAACTCCAAGGCGCACGAACATGGCCATTTTTCAGGATCCAAGAAATGCTCGAGAAATACTTGCGGGCTTAAATTTATGGTCGCAGTTCGCTTTCGGatgaaattttgtgaaaaaaatgaataataaaaaaaggaaaatacataTCAAATAAAAAACCACAAATTCGGCttacaagaaaataaaaaaaaactcttgaGCGTTTTATTGTGATCTTGATACCCTTTTAAATAAAGCCCGCCACGTAAGATTTTTCATGCAGTTGACAGATGAGTAGATTACAAGTATTTTCATTGGGAGCG
The Eurosta solidaginis isolate ZX-2024a chromosome 5, ASM4086904v1, whole genome shotgun sequence DNA segment above includes these coding regions:
- the LOC137253208 gene encoding metaxin-2; translated protein: MLISQYLSQMRADETMSDEPWPEDAILYQPYEAEQILLPEQASCLAVKAYLKMCELPFEVRSYANAEFMSPGGRMTKLPFLRANAFIVAEFEPIVKFVEHKSSAIGQWLDDDIKADMRTYVSLAENIFTMAELYISFVNKSVYEEVTAPRNGCVFPWPLNVMQNYAKRRNALRMLKVYQWNDMTIDEVIEKVEKCCETLTFKLEESPQTPFFYSDQPCELDAIAFGHLFAILTTNLPNMALAHTVQKFKQLVAFCQYIDEKYFKTRSLM